AGATAACTATCCCTGGACCTATATGCAAAAGGGAGGCTTATAATGTTGAAGTATACACATTGTGTTTGGTACTTTTTACTGATGATATTCTCTGAGGATTTGGGCACTCTAGAATGACATAAGGACTCTACATTGTGAGTTTTGTTCTTGATCTTCTTGCTAGTTTGGAGGATTTTATATTCTCCCAGCTCCCACATTCATTTGTAACTATTATCTACTTTTCCTTGTCTAAAAGAGGAAATATTTGAGACTATACGTGTAAAATATGATTTGTTAACTTTGGTGTTCAGTTTGGCCCAAAGTACctgaattttgatgatttgtcaatattttttggGCAGATAATATGTGGTTGGATTTTCTTATGTTCATCATGCTTATTGATCTTCTAACACACATACATTATAAGCAACCTACTTTGTAGACAAGCCTAAAATTTTAAGTGTTCTTTGCTGATCTTCAACTAGTTTCCCTATGCTTGTTGCTTTATTGTGAACCCATCAATAATGTGATGATGACTTCATAGTGAACTATAATGTCTAATACATTGCCCAGTTTTTCATGAGTTTTATTTCTGGTATTCGGGCACCCAAAGGGGAGCGTTTCATTTAATGGATGAGACCAGGGGCATGCCTTGCCATGTTATTTATGCTTTTTGGATGCTTCATATGCATGATAACCAATCCCTAGTCAAATGCACTAATTGAGTTTACATTAGTTTGATTTCTGGTGCATGGAACCTAAAGTGGGATAAGTAAAGGGGAACCTGCAGccacaaattttgaatttctggGAATTCATCAATtcttatctaaatatttttgacTTTCACTTTTCATGGAATTCAAAAtccttaattaaaagaaaaaaaaatgaatcccTGCTAAAAATTgagaggtatatatatatatatatatgtttgagtCCTATTCTCCACTATTGCCACTTCCATTATCACCATTCCCGCCACAGTTGGCCCTTGCCACTTCACCACATTTGTTTCCGTGCCTCTCGCTGCCACCATTATTGCCATCGGTACTGCTACCACCACAGCTATAATGGCTGTGATGGTGGTGGCAGAAAGACATCATGATTATGGTGGTGTCAGCAATGACAGTGGATGCAATGTGGTGGTACTAGGAGAGGTAAGTGGTGACAAAATGGTGATAACAGAGATAATAACTAAAATGGAGATGACTAACATCAGCTAATGCTAGCTCTCTTGTTCTTAAGGTTGCTACCAACACTGCTGTCACCCACTGCCATTTGCCACCACTGTCATTGCTTTAAGTTGCTTCTGCCATAATTACCTTCACTGTTTGATGCTTATTCCACATCCCATAAACTACTGAAATTGAACTGAACTAATAATTACCTCCAGTTCAGTTCAATTAAACTACTGCAAATACTCTAAAGTTATAGAACACTCATTCAAATCCTTTAGgggataataataaattgtgatTTCCAACTCTTAGATATTTACCTAAAAGAATGTGATTGAAAGTGTGTGCACAAGTACAGAATTAGTCTGATTCCATTCAGTGAACTAGTTCTCCTGATAGGAAGTTACTATGACcattctttctttgcttttgtgCAAAGTACATAAAGTTTATACAACTCAAGGACAAGTATAATATTGTTGAGAGTTTGATGATGGAGTTTATGCTTTTATTCATCAGTTTTatggctttgatttttttcttttcccttacAGATTCACAGAATTCCATACTCTTGTACACACCATAGCTGCCTGTTCATGTTTAAAGCTCATTACCGGTCTAAACTACTGCATAAAATATGTTGATGCACTTCATCATCACACAACAttgttttctcaaatatttttctccaATTAATTGACTGCAATTTGACATGGATTCTTCTTTTTGTAGGCCACTCTTAGAATAGCTCAACTAGATAGAGTAGCAGAACGTTTATCCCATCATGTTATGGAGCATCATGAAGTAATGGGTGAGGTCTTATTAGATTTCATTTAGAAGAGAACATTTTGCTGATATTTCTTTTGATCAACTAATGTTCTTGCATGtacatttattaattgtaacatATCTAACTCAGAGTTGTCTTGACAAGGTTTGCATTCTTCATCCTTGTTAAACTCCTTTCCCACTTTTGCATTAAACGTTTTCAGTGTTGATATGAACAAGTAATAATTTCCcttgtcattaatttatttctgaTAGGTAGGTTTGTTTTTATAGTAATTTCCCTTGTCCATGCATTTATATTGAACAAATAGAGAGACCTGCTTTTGAATGAGACATTTATAATTGCTTTTGGCCAGTGAAGGGGATGAATTTGGTGAGGGAAGTAGAGAAAGATTTAAAGGTTGCAAATGTCATCTGCATGGTAAGCATTTGTTTTCCTTACGTGGTTAACGAGCCTTAGTCAAGAATGATACTCGTAAGaaatgcatatatattttttttaattcatgatgtGCATGCCCATGGGCATGTAATTTGTAGTTTTGAGGATGCTATTGTCATCAACGTCTCATCACTGTCAGCATTGCTTCTCTTTCTGGATCAGGAtttcctttattttgttttgcagaaTGGTAGAAGGCACCTGACTTCATCAATGAATGAGGTTTCAAGGGATCTTGTAGTGAATTCTaattccaaaaagaaacaaGCTCTCCTGGTATGTTCATCTTCCTGGAGACCCTAGGAATAACATTTGaacatttcatttttcatatttattttttcaatccgAAGAAGTTGATGCTTTGAGCTCCATTTGGTAGATATAAGTTGTCCTTTCCTATTTCAGGACATGCTTCCAGTATTAACTGAGCTTCGTCGTGCATTAGACATGCAAATAGCACTTGAATCCCTGGTTGAAGAAGGAAATTACTGCAAGGTTGGTCACTGTATCTTTGGCTAGTGATGTCTTATGGTATTATGGCCTTTAGCTCTTCAACTTCCTTCTTTTCTAACAAAATGTGGtctattttcttgtttattgtGTCAAAGAGAATCATACTAAATTCTGTTTATTTTCCCAGGCGTTCCAAGTCCTATCTGAGTATTTGCAGCTATTAGACAGTTTCTCAGGGCTTTCAGCAATACAGGAGATGAGCCGTGGGGTTGAGGTGAATATAAATATGAGTTAAACATACATCTATTATTCTCCATCAAGCTTTGGTAGTACATTTTTTTATGCTAgtctgaaaaaaaatacatctacTATCCAAACCGAATTAGTCTCTGTTTTGTCTTAAATAATGCATTTATCAAGAAATCCAAGTTCACTGTTGATATTTCCCTATTTTCTTTATCATGCTTCATTGTTTCACCATTTTATTGTTTGTCTTGCACGTTTATTGTTAGTAGAAGCTCACATTGGTGAAAAACAATTCTACTTGAGTAGCTTTTCCCTATTCTTGTAACTGTTTTGATTTTCATACAGGTTTGGTTGGGGAGAACCCTTCAAAAGCTGGATGCACTTTTGCTGGGAGTGTGCGAGGAGTTCAAGGAGGAGAGTTACATAACAGTCAGTATATTGATCTTTTGTTGTGAAAAGGATATTTTTCTTACTCCAATTTCCACATGcatataattgttaaaatttctgttttcttgaattgtttcatgtaattatattgtataagttggtttgttttattcaatgcttaatgttgtttttatctttctcattgtagcatattttttcataagatGAGTTTTATATAATATCACGTGTATTATTAATGTAACTATCATTCTGGATTTGGGACATCGTTTCCTCTGTCAACTGGAAACTGATGGTTTAGCTGTTAAAGTTTCCGGGGAATTGTATCTGAGACTGAGGAATGGATTTCACTACTCCTGTCCAGCTGGGGATTTCTCTAAAGGGGTCAACTCCACTTGCATAACCATTAGACCATTGAGTAAGAAAGAAATGATAGCTTACTCTATGATAGCTTACTCTAGTTCTTATCTAACCACTCCCCTGTCCTTTTTTCGGGTTAACATTTGATTCTATTTCTACCAGACATTAGGTATTTGAGTTTTGAACCAGCTCTTATGCACCTGAACAAGGAATTCTTTCAACAACTTATGGATTGGTAGTATTacaaaaaacttttgtttcCTCCCCCACTTGCATATTAGGTTCTTCTTGTTTTACATTTTCTCACAATCCTCATTATTTATCTATAGTAAACATGAGTAGTCACAGTATGTTACCTTGGCAAATTGCACTCAAAGAATCAATATAACTACTTGGAGTTTTGTGTGAAAAATTTGTGgattcaaatgattgattgttaCAATTTGAACAGGTAGTTGATGCATATGCTTTAATTGGAGATATCTCTGGTCTTGCTGAAAAGTTGCAGAGCTTCTTCATGCAGGAAGTTTTATCGGAATCCCACTCTGTGTTGAAGATTATTGTACATGAGGTACACtcataattaagattttatgcTTGACAATAGCTTCTGAGAATTGGAAGTAGTGGACAAGATATACATAGCTCAGTTACGAGTTTCAAGTCTAAAATCCTCTCTCTCACACGCACACTTGTGTGCATTTAATAATGCATGCTTTGaggtttttaaattttcaacttttcttCAGGGTTTTCCCCTTAAAATTCTCCTTCCTTTACATCTTTACTCAGATCACTGATTAACTTATGCAGGACCTGGAAATACAGATGCAGAACAATAGGTACTTTCTTTTCACTTTAATTGTGCTGGTATTGAATTCATcataaccctcaattatttttataatttacataacatttttttcattacatcCAGACTTACCTACAGTGATCTATGCCATCAGATACCTGAATCTAAGTTCAGGACGTGTTTATTGAGAACATTAGCTATCTTATTCAGGTTGATGTGTTCCTATCATGAAATAATGAACTTCCAACTGGAGAGTAAGGTAAGACTTAAGTTCTATCTCTTccctgtttctgtttttattttccctACTTTTTTCTGGGATGTTTTCAGTTCTCTCCACAACAAGGTCAGCGATTGCAAACTTTGATGGTTAAATTTTGTACCTTTAAACTCTCTTTTCCTATTTATGCTTTAGCCATTTCTTGTTTGTAAACTTTGGATGATTGCTTAAATATGTTTCTTAATTGGCATTGAAACAGTTGTTGGGCGTCATTTAACTTAATGGATCATCTTGAACTGTTAATGCTTTGGGCGTTGTTTCTGTATCTATAGtgttgttttttagttatttttaataattaataatttgtttttgttttctcattttgACGAAACATTTTATGGCAACACTGTTACCAATCTTAGATGAGGCACATTCATTTTGGACTACGTAGATTTCTTACATGAAATGAAGCTAAACCATCTAAATGTAGATCTTTTATGCCAGCTTATAGCttcttaaatcatgaaattttatttcttctgtCAATTGAAATCGTGGGGGATAATAAAAGCAGTGTGCGTTTGAAAGCTTTCCAAGATCACCACAGACAAGTTTCCTCCTCTTTTAAtctgttttaattaaaagacaTCCTTTTGTATCTCTTATGTAGTTGTTATAACTAACATTGGTTATTTAACATCAGTTATGTCTTCATTTTCATGTGattgtttctctatttttaacctaaaaaattgTTCAATGTTTTTCAGGATTTGGTATTTCAAACATCTGATATGAAGCAAGATTCCTTAGGAAGTAATGGATCTCCTCAATCTGTAGATGGAATGCTTGGTTCATCTTCTATCGAGGAATCTACAACAACTTCTATGTATCAAGATTGCAATTTTGATGTAGATGAAACTAAAAGTAATGGTGGTGAAGCACCAAGCAGTGAATCCCCTTGGTATCATCTGCGAAAAGAGGCGACAACATTTGTTTCACAAACTCTTCAGAGAGGACGAAAGAATCTTTGGCAGCTTACAACAAGCAGAGTATCAGTATTGCTTTCTTCTGCAGTTTTTAGCTCTATGAGTGTGCAccaattcttgaaaaattatgatgatttgAATGTATTCATCTTGGCTGGGGAAGCCTTCTGTGGAGTTGAAGCAATTGAGTTCAGACAGAAGTTGAAGGCTGTATGCGAGAATTATTTGCTGGCATTTCATCGGCAAAATATTCATGTAAGTTGTTTGCCAGGGTTAGTTTGTCAtacaattttagttttctttgctTGTACCCCTCATCTGTTTGTTGCGTGATACTTTCACGTTTCACAGCGTGAAGTTTTCTGTCAATAAATTCACTTCTTATTTATTGTCCTGGCACAATAGCATAACTTTTTTGTgattctaataaattttttcttatctAAATTTTGAATATCTGCGTTTTGAAACATAATGAGAATTTTaatattcagattttttttttcaggcacTCAAAATGGTATTGGAAAAGGAAAGTTGGCTGAAATTGCCACCAGATACTGTACAAGCAATTAGTTTTGCTGGGCTTGTTGGTGATGGGGCAGCCCTGATAGTTCCATCTCATGATAACTCCTCTAATGCAAAATTGCATCATTCTAACAAATCAGTGAAATCTGTTGATGCCAATAGCAAGAAAAGTGGATTTTCCTCTTGGATTAGAAGTGGAAATCCATTTTCGCCAAAATTAATCCCCACTTCAGTAGATGGTCACAGTTCTTCCCTGCTTAATGGGGCAACCGCCGTTGAATATGATGAACATGCAAATGATACGGTGTCTCCCCAAGGTAATGGTGCAAGTCATAAAAATGGAATGCCCGTTTCagaagatgaaaatgaagatCTACTTGCAGACTTCATCGATGAGGACAGTCAACTCCCAAGTCGAATTTCAAAACCAAAAGCTCCTAAAAGTAACTCTTCACATTGTAAAACTGATGAAATATCTGCACAGACAGGATcatctctttgtcttctcaggTGGAATGCCATTTTGTTCTGTTAACTGATAGCTATTTGTACGTAGATGTTATAATCTGCAGCTATGCATAACTGTGCTTTACTGAACTGTGTTTATTTGTGGATGTCAGGTCAATGGACAAATATGCAAGGTTCATGCAGAAACTAGAAATAGTAAATGTTGAGGTTTTTAAGGTATGTTATTTTGTCTGCATTTCTTGTTTCCTTATcctctatttattttaacttaaaaatctaatggcatttttttcttctctaaatTGTTTTTCCTGATTCAGTATATTTTTGCAGGGTATATGCCAGTTATTTGagattttcttctattttgtgtttgaaacattTGCTCAGCAGACCTCTAATTCAAGTGGAAAATCTGACTCTCTCAAATGTAAGGgttccttttttcctttaatcCTCCATCCTGTCCTATGCTGATCAATTCTGATTCATTCATTCACCCCTAATCATAGCTGCTACTATTTTGAGCTAATGCGTACTCATAATTCATATCTATGTTATGCAGATCGGCTGAAGACAGCCATATCCAGAATTACACAAGATTGTGACCAATGGATAAAACCCCAGCTGACCCCTGTTTCATCCTCTTCACCCACATCTTCGAGCACACATATTCATGGAGATGTAACACCTGCTAGTCCTTCAAATCATTTGCTAGCCACATCCTTTGGTCTCAAGGTATTTATGCATCAACTGTCttggaaaaataaagtttttctgAATAGAGAGATATTTCCAATCCTTTGTGTCCACCTACACAAGATTACTTGAATTATGCAAATTTTTGTATCTCTAAGCAATGATGATGGAAAACCAAGAAAGACTTCTAGGATTCATAGTTGATCATTTAGTTTATTATTCAAGCCTCTTAacaattattagaaaattttattttttgtacccttttggtttattttctgttgaatattttttattaggattttattttgtttcttatttagtagtgttgggttttggttttctatttAAGAATTCTTATTGCAACTTGTTCTAGGGTTCTATCATGGTTGTTGGTGTTATATAAGAGCATCCATGTTTTAAGTTTCACGAGAGCCATTGTATGATGATTGGGGATTGACAATAAAAATGGATAGAGATATTGTTTTCCTTCCCTGTATCACTTCTCTGCCTGGTTTCTCCCATTTGTTATCTTGTCTCCCTTTTTTAGTTTAGAATCACAAATGCAGTTGTTTTATGGTTGTGTTTGCGTTTGTGGTACCATGGGTCATTTTGGCATTCATAATGGTATTACTATTGTGATTTAACTAGaaatgataaatacaaatactttaaaatttatatttcttaatttcatgaagaaaattcTTTTGTGCTTACCTCATTTATATGACAATATTTTAGCAAGTTAGCTTAGTACACTTGAAAGCAAAGAGATTCTTAAAACActttgcaataataataataataataaatcaagattAACAGTAGCAAGGCCTATGATATTGGTATGGACATGACGTGGAGGGATTTCTTCATAATTCTTAgcataataatgtttattgcattatttcattaatgtttaagatttttaggttttgaggaGTTTAAGAAGAGTCCAAGAtgtaatttgataaatcaaGTATAACTGTTAATCCGATTGTTGGATCGAGCTTAAATTTTGACAAAAGATTCTGAAGGTCTTGTTTCCTgttaggttaaaatttcatgatgatCGGAGATTGGGAAGGTCTTTAAATAAGGCTTATAAGTTATTGTGTGAGATTGTTATTATTTACCTTGttgtatttgaaattgtttCCTAGTTATATTAggactttcaatttaattaggattttacCAGTTATGAATCTTAATTCTAGATGAATTCTATTAGTtaggtaagttttaattaagaatcCTTTCCTAAAAGGATTTTAGGTCTAACTAATATAAATATGGATGTCTAGTTTATTTTGAGAACATTCAGATATAGACTATTCagacttttaataaaatactagagagttttctctaaatttctctACAGCTTAGGTCTGTAACTTTAGTTCTTGAGAACCCTAGCTTCTGTCTAAGCTATATGCCATgttaattggtatcagagcaggttGACCTTTTTGATGGACAGAGACGGTAGCAACCCACTCCACGTTACAAGAGTGGAGGCCCTCCAGGGCGCTATGCGAGCTTGAGAGTAGAAACTAGATCATTTTGCACTAGCTCACAAGCAAATAATGAATCGTTTAGAGCAAACCATAACAGATCTAACTCGGCTAATGGGTGACGCAAACATGAATCACAAAGAGGAGAGGAACTTGCTTGGAGACTTACCTCGAGGCAGGTTGAACCTCGTACCtattattgaatttgatgaGATTCCTTTCTATGATGGaagatttttgaagaaaaaatatattatctggTTGATAGAGTTGAAAGtttacttttatttcaacaagattccttattataaaaaagaaggacTTGTCAAACACAAGCTTTCTTACTATGGTGTTAGAGAATAGTAGTTTGAATTTCTAGACTTTATAACTCATATTGgtaggtttttaatttcatcttagCAAGATTTGAGACAAtctttaattttagagtttatatAAGATGATTATGAATAGATTTTATATCGGGTAGATAAGCAAATAGATTGTTATTATTTGTCTTCTGTTCAACCTTCTCgaatagcaaagaaaaaaaaagtttcaacaTCACAACAATGACAAAAATAGTATTGCAAATATTACTCTACTTGTTAAATGTTTCATCTACTAATGTtgaagaagaaatcaagaaaacttCTAAATTAGTATCTTGTAGTGATTATAAAGATCTTGCAAATAAGAATATGGAGGACACGATAATTTCTTACAATTCTCCTAAAGATATTTTGAAAGATTATCTTGAAGTTTCTTTATATACAAAGGTTGAAGTATTGGAAGTCATAGATGATGATGGAgtcaagtttgaaaaaaaaaa
This region of Populus trichocarpa isolate Nisqually-1 chromosome 9, P.trichocarpa_v4.1, whole genome shotgun sequence genomic DNA includes:
- the LOC7496467 gene encoding uncharacterized protein LOC7496467 isoform X6, yielding MQPNLFPFGSVFGNPFLLNADLGEEGVRFGFESSRLFFLVPFLLLQGGGGGGGGGGDSGGMDLSKVGEKILSSVRSARSLGLLPPTVDRPEVPARAAAAAAAARVLAGMPPHQRFNLPSSSEELRSIYGSRIQGHMVEELEEDFYEEDFDPVRHILEHVPSEENELMYFEEQATLRIAQLDRVAERLSHHVMEHHEVMVKGMNLVREVEKDLKVANVICMNGRRHLTSSMNEVSRDLVVNSNSKKKQALLDMLPVLTELRRALDMQIALESLVEEGNYCKAFQVLSEYLQLLDSFSGLSAIQEMSRGVEVWLGRTLQKLDALLLGVCEEFKEESYITVVDAYALIGDISGLAEKLQSFFMQEVLSESHSVLKIIVHEDLEIQMQNNRLTYSDLCHQIPESKFRTCLLRTLAILFRLMCSYHEIMNFQLESKDLVFQTSDMKQDSLGSNGSPQSVDGMLGSSSIEESTTTSMYQDCNFDVDETKSNGGEAPSSESPWYHLRKEATTFVSQTLQRGRKNLWQLTTSRVSVLLSSAVFSSMSVHQFLKNYDDLNVFILAGEAFCGVEAIEFRQKLKAVCENYLLAFHRQNIHALKMVLEKESWLKLPPDTVQAISFAGLVGDGAALIVPSHDNSSNAKLHHSNKSVKSVDANSKKSGFSSWIRSGNPFSPKLIPTSVDGHSSSLLNGATAVEYDEHANDTVSPQGNGASHKNGMPVSEDENEDLLADFIDEDSQLPSRISKPKAPKSNSSHCKTDEISAQTGSSLCLLRSMDKYARFMQKLEIVNVEVFKGICQLFEIFFYFVFETFAQQTSNSSGKSDSLKYRLKTAISRITQDCDQWIKPQLTPVSSSSPTSSSTHIHGDVTPASPSNHLLATSFGLKERCAAADAISLVAQILHRSKTHLQSMLLQNNPAIVEDFFVILVDSVPDLTEHIHRTTARLLLHINGLISLLLAMEAAVLKLIRSTLKLLE
- the LOC7496467 gene encoding uncharacterized protein LOC7496467 isoform X5 → MQPNLFPFGSVFGNPFLLNADLGEEGVRFGFESSRLFFLVPFLLLQGGGGGGGGGGDSGGMDLSKVGEKILSSVRSARSLGLLPPTVDRPEVPARAAAAAAAARVLAGMPPHQRFNLPSSSEELRSIYGSRIQGHMVEELEEDFYEEDFDPVRHILEHVPSEENELMYFEEQATLRIAQLDRVAERLSHHVMEHHEVMVKGMNLVREVEKDLKVANVICMNGRRHLTSSMNEVSRDLVVNSNSKKKQALLDMLPVLTELRRALDMQIALESLVEEGNYCKAFQVLSEYLQLLDSFSGLSAIQEMSRGVEVWLGRTLQKLDALLLGVCEEFKEESYITVVDAYALIGDISGLAEKLQSFFMQEVLSESHSVLKIIVHEDLEIQMQNNRLTYSDLCHQIPESKFRTCLLRTLAILFRLMCSYHEIMNFQLESKDLVFQTSDMKQDSLGSNGSPQSVDGMLGSSSIEESTTTSMYQDCNFDVDETKSNGGEAPSSESPWYHLRKEATTFVSQTLQRGRKNLWQLTTSRVSVLLSSAVFSSMSVHQFLKNYDDLNVFILAGEAFCGVEAIEFRQKLKAVCENYLLAFHRQNIHALKMVLEKESWLKLPPDTVQAISFAGLVGDGAALIVPSHDNSSNAKLHHSNKSVKSVDANSKKSGFSSWIRSGNPFSPKLIPTSVDGHSSSLLNGATAVEYDEHANDTVSPQGNGASHKNGMPVSEDENEDLLADFIDEDSQLPSRISKPKAPKSNSSHCKTDEISAQTGSSLCLLRSMDKYARFMQKLEIVNVEVFKGICQLFEIFFYFVFETFAQQTSNSSGKSDSLKYRLKTAISRITQDCDQWIKPQLTPVSSSSPTSSSTHIHGDVTPASPSNHLLATSFGLKERCAAADAISLVAQILHRSKTHLQSMLLQNNPAIVEDFFVILVDSVPDLTEHIHRTTARLLLHINGYVDRIANAKWEVKELGLEHNGYVDLLLGEFKHYKTRLAHGGIHKEVAWDMWNGFFAFFSEQWASGGVFANVFVGFGRGRSLIFYGCAMFIVWME
- the LOC7496467 gene encoding uncharacterized protein LOC7496467 isoform X7, whose protein sequence is MQPNLFPFGSVFGNPFLLNADLGEEGVRFGFESSRLFFLVPFLLLQGGGGGGGGGGDSGGMDLSKVGEKILSSVRSARSLGLLPPTVDRPEVPARAAAAAAAARVLAGMPPHQRFNLPSSSEELRSIYGSRIQGHMVEELEEDFYEEDFDPVRHILEHVPSEENELMYFEEQATLRIAQLDRVAERLSHHVMEHHEVMVKGMNLVREVEKDLKVANVICMNGRRHLTSSMNEVSRDLVVNSNSKKKQALLDMLPVLTELRRALDMQIALESLVEEGNYCKAFQVLSEYLQLLDSFSGLSAIQEMSRGVEVWLGRTLQKLDALLLGVCEEFKEESYITVVDAYALIGDISGLAEKLQSFFMQEVLSESHSVLKIIVHEDLEIQMQNNRLTYSDLCHQIPESKFRTCLLRTLAILFRLMCSYHEIMNFQLESKDLVFQTSDMKQDSLGSNGSPQSVDGMLGSSSIEESTTTSMYQDCNFDVDETKSNGGEAPSSESPWYHLRKEATTFVSQTLQRGRKNLWQLTTSRVSVLLSSAVFSSMSVHQFLKNYDDLNVFILAGEAFCGVEAIEFRQKLKAVCENYLLAFHRQNIHALKMVLEKESWLKLPPDTVQAISFAGLVGDGAALIVPSHDNSSNAKLHHSNKSVKSVDANSKKSGFSSWIRSGNPFSPKLIPTSVDGHSSSLLNGATAVEYDEHANDTVSPQGNGASHKNGMPVSEDENEDLLADFIDEDSQLPSRISKPKAPKSNSSHCKTDEISAQTGSSLCLLRSMDKYARFMQKLEIVNVEVFKGICQLFEIFFYFVFETFAQQTSNSSGKSDSLKYRLKTAISRITQDCDQWIKPQLTPVSSSSPTSSSTHIHGDVTPASPSNHLLATSFGLKERCAAADAISLVAQILHRSKTHLQSMLLQNNPAIVEDFFVILVDSVPDLTEHIHRTTARLLLHINGCPWPSPMEFLTTDTNL
- the LOC7496467 gene encoding uncharacterized protein LOC7496467 isoform X8, translating into MQPNLFPFGSVFGNPFLLNADLGEEGVRFGFESSRLFFLVPFLLLQGGGGGGGGGGDSGGMDLSKVGEKILSSVRSARSLGLLPPTVDRPEVPARAAAAAAAARVLAGMPPHQRFNLPSSSEELRSIYGSRIQGHMVEELEEDFYEEDFDPVRHILEHVPSEENELMYFEEQATLRIAQLDRVAERLSHHVMEHHEVMVKGMNLVREVEKDLKVANVICMNGRRHLTSSMNEVSRDLVVNSNSKKKQALLDMLPVLTELRRALDMQIALESLVEEGNYCKAFQVLSEYLQLLDSFSGLSAIQEMSRGVEVWLGRTLQKLDALLLGVCEEFKEESYITVVDAYALIGDISGLAEKLQSFFMQEVLSESHSVLKIIVHEDLEIQMQNNRLTYSDLCHQIPESKFRTCLLRTLAILFRLMCSYHEIMNFQLESKDLVFQTSDMKQDSLGSNGSPQSVDGMLGSSSIEESTTTSMYQDCNFDVDETKSNGGEAPSSESPWYHLRKEATTFVSQTLQRGRKNLWQLTTSRVSVLLSSAVFSSMSVHQFLKNYDDLNVFILAGEAFCGVEAIEFRQKLKAVCENYLLAFHRQNIHALKMVLEKESWLKLPPDTVQAISFAGLVGDGAALIVPSHDNSSNAKLHHSNKSVKSVDANSKKSGFSSWIRSGNPFSPKLIPTSVDGHSSSLLNGATAVEYDEHANDTVSPQGNGASHKNGMPVSEDENEDLLADFIDEDSQLPSRISKPKAPKSNSSHCKTDEISAQTGSSLCLLRSMDKYARFMQKLEIVNVEVFKGICQLFEIFFYFVFETFAQQTSNSSGKSDSLKYRLKTAISRITQDCDQWIKPQLTPVSSSSPTSSSTHIHGDVTPASPSNHLLATSFGLKERCAAADAISLVAQILHRSKTHLQSMLLQNNPAIVEDFFVILVVV
- the LOC7496467 gene encoding uncharacterized protein LOC7496467 isoform X2, with the protein product MQPNLFPFGSVFGNPFLLNADLGEEGVRFGFESSRLFFLVPFLLLQGGGGGGGGGGDSGGMDLSKVGEKILSSVRSARSLGLLPPTVDRPEVPARAAAAAAAARVLAGMPPHQRFNLPSSSEELRSIYGSRIQGHMVEELEEDFYEEATLRIAQLDRVAERLSHHVMEHHEVMVKGMNLVREVEKDLKVANVICMNGRRHLTSSMNEVSRDLVVNSNSKKKQALLDMLPVLTELRRALDMQIALESLVEEGNYCKAFQVLSEYLQLLDSFSGLSAIQEMSRGVEVWLGRTLQKLDALLLGVCEEFKEESYITVVDAYALIGDISGLAEKLQSFFMQEVLSESHSVLKIIVHEDLEIQMQNNRLTYSDLCHQIPESKFRTCLLRTLAILFRLMCSYHEIMNFQLESKDLVFQTSDMKQDSLGSNGSPQSVDGMLGSSSIEESTTTSMYQDCNFDVDETKSNGGEAPSSESPWYHLRKEATTFVSQTLQRGRKNLWQLTTSRVSVLLSSAVFSSMSVHQFLKNYDDLNVFILAGEAFCGVEAIEFRQKLKAVCENYLLAFHRQNIHALKMVLEKESWLKLPPDTVQAISFAGLVGDGAALIVPSHDNSSNAKLHHSNKSVKSVDANSKKSGFSSWIRSGNPFSPKLIPTSVDGHSSSLLNGATAVEYDEHANDTVSPQGNGASHKNGMPVSEDENEDLLADFIDEDSQLPSRISKPKAPKSNSSHCKTDEISAQTGSSLCLLRSMDKYARFMQKLEIVNVEVFKGICQLFEIFFYFVFETFAQQTSNSSGKSDSLKYRLKTAISRITQDCDQWIKPQLTPVSSSSPTSSSTHIHGDVTPASPSNHLLATSFGLKERCAAADAISLVAQILHRSKTHLQSMLLQNNPAIVEDFFVILVDSVPDLTEHIHRTTARLLLHINGYVDRIANAKWEVKELGLEHNGYVDLLLGEFKHYKTRLAHGGIHKEVQDRLLEYGLEIVAETLIEGLSRVKRCSNEGRALMSLDLQVLINGLQHFVHVNVKPKLQMVETFIKAYYLPETEYVHWARAHPEYRKNQIVGLINLVATMKGWKRKTRLEVIEKIE